The proteins below come from a single Armatimonadia bacterium genomic window:
- a CDS encoding shikimate dehydrogenase: protein MHKFAFIIHPLDVRDVARKYRYAAHLPGALVEASLHVIPPKLVSHITGIRSATGAETEGWFVACPLTSRQFRDGNAAKAINKIVEAGKIAQDLGAEIVGLGAFTSIVGDAGITVAERLDIAVTTGNSYTVATALEGSLLAARQLGQDPAQCTAAILGATGSIGRVAAKMLGPQVARLILNARSAKPLQALADELAAEDIQAEAQTDINAALVDADIVVAVTSSVEAIVLPEMLKIGAVVCDVARPRDVSVKVAQERDDVLVIEGGAVAVPGDVDFHFNFGFPPKESYACMAETMILALEGKCEDYSLGRDIKCEQVTEIAELGRKHGFKLAGFRSFEHRVSDEDIQRVRDKLHAAQRLHSITA, encoded by the coding sequence GTGCATAAGTTTGCGTTCATCATCCATCCCCTGGACGTGCGGGACGTTGCCCGCAAGTACCGGTATGCCGCACACCTGCCCGGCGCGCTTGTCGAGGCAAGTCTACACGTCATACCGCCCAAGCTGGTTAGTCACATCACCGGGATTCGGTCGGCCACCGGCGCAGAGACCGAGGGCTGGTTCGTTGCGTGCCCGCTCACCTCTCGGCAGTTCAGGGACGGCAACGCGGCTAAGGCCATCAACAAGATCGTCGAGGCCGGCAAGATAGCCCAGGACCTGGGTGCTGAGATTGTCGGACTGGGCGCCTTCACGTCGATTGTGGGCGACGCCGGGATCACCGTGGCAGAGCGGCTCGACATCGCCGTCACGACCGGCAACAGCTACACCGTAGCTACCGCGCTCGAGGGCTCGCTGCTTGCGGCTCGCCAACTGGGGCAAGATCCGGCGCAGTGCACTGCCGCCATTTTGGGCGCAACCGGATCGATCGGTCGCGTGGCAGCCAAGATGCTGGGGCCCCAGGTCGCCCGTCTCATACTAAATGCTCGCAGCGCAAAGCCCCTGCAGGCACTTGCTGACGAACTGGCCGCCGAGGACATCCAAGCCGAGGCGCAGACCGACATCAACGCGGCGCTCGTGGATGCAGACATCGTGGTCGCCGTCACCTCTTCGGTCGAGGCCATCGTCCTGCCGGAGATGCTCAAGATCGGCGCTGTGGTATGCGACGTGGCCCGTCCGCGCGATGTGTCGGTCAAGGTGGCCCAGGAGCGCGACGATGTGCTGGTCATCGAGGGCGGTGCTGTGGCGGTCCCCGGCGACGTGGACTTCCACTTCAACTTCGGGTTCCCGCCCAAAGAGTCCTACGCCTGCATGGCTGAGACCATGATCCTCGCGCTTGAGGGCAAATGCGAGGACTACTCGCTGGGACGCGACATCAAGTGCGAGCAGGTTACGGAGATCGCCGAACTCGGCCGCAAGCACGGGTTCAAGCTTGCCGGCTTCCGCTCCTTCGAGCACCGCGTGAGCGATGAGGATATCCAGCGAGTGCGGGACAAGCTCCACGCTGCGCAGCGCCTACACAGTATCACCGCCTGA